One Paenibacillus sp. FSL H7-0737 DNA segment encodes these proteins:
- a CDS encoding MGDG synthase family glycosyltransferase, producing the protein MNTDPKVLIVTSAFGDGHMKVAEAIEHSFRRRGISRITTMDLFAVVHPYLNELSRRFYLNSTGFTQELYGLLYTVTSKMRPEQFMGRLIHSMGKRKVQRIIDDIQPDIIIHTFPYLAAAELASTTGSRIPMFTVMTDYVVHGRWLHPQTTKYFIATESMKATLISAGIAEEKLVVSGIPIREAFEQTLDREGLLRKHKLDRNRRHLLLAAGAYGVLGDISSLIKRVLLKSNFDVIVLCGNNHKLRSATKELFQENPRVHILGYTEEMQELMCISSCLLTKAGAITLTEAMAQTLPVIVYRPLPGQEAGNAEWLSGHHLIEIARNEEQLVEQLQRLEHMAYREEREQRMKAFSRKYTSDCIVSEALDAIKLRQPSVPSAKSMIVEGQAKTIHGYY; encoded by the coding sequence ATGAACACAGATCCTAAAGTACTTATTGTTACTTCGGCATTTGGAGACGGGCATATGAAAGTGGCTGAGGCCATCGAACATTCATTTAGACGAAGAGGTATCAGTCGGATTACCACCATGGATCTATTCGCTGTAGTCCATCCTTACCTGAATGAACTGTCCCGAAGATTCTATTTGAACAGTACGGGCTTTACACAAGAACTTTATGGATTACTGTACACAGTGACTAGCAAGATGAGACCAGAGCAGTTCATGGGTAGACTCATCCATTCTATGGGCAAGCGAAAAGTGCAAAGAATCATCGACGATATACAGCCGGATATTATTATTCACACCTTCCCTTATTTGGCCGCTGCTGAGCTTGCATCAACAACAGGAAGTCGAATTCCCATGTTCACGGTGATGACGGATTATGTGGTTCATGGCAGGTGGCTCCATCCTCAAACTACGAAATATTTTATCGCTACGGAAAGCATGAAGGCAACGCTGATATCGGCAGGGATTGCTGAAGAGAAGCTTGTGGTTAGCGGGATTCCAATACGAGAGGCTTTTGAGCAAACGCTGGATCGAGAAGGACTTTTGCGCAAGCATAAGTTAGACAGAAATCGTCGTCATCTATTACTTGCGGCAGGAGCTTACGGCGTATTAGGTGACATTAGCAGTTTAATAAAAAGAGTACTGCTTAAATCAAACTTCGATGTCATCGTATTATGCGGAAATAATCATAAGCTTCGATCAGCTACGAAAGAGCTGTTTCAAGAGAATCCTCGAGTTCACATTTTGGGATATACGGAAGAAATGCAGGAGCTGATGTGTATATCTTCCTGTCTATTGACCAAAGCGGGCGCGATTACCTTGACTGAGGCGATGGCTCAAACACTTCCGGTTATCGTCTATCGACCACTCCCCGGCCAGGAAGCAGGCAATGCAGAATGGTTATCTGGGCACCATCTGATAGAGATCGCACGAAATGAGGAGCAGTTAGTAGAGCAGCTTCAGCGATTGGAGCATATGGCGTACAGAGAAGAAAGGGAGCAGCGTATGAAGGCTTTTTCACGAAAATACACTTCAGATTGTATCGTCTCCGAAGCTTTAGATGCAATTAAGCTAAGACAGCCGTCAGTTCCATCAGCGAAATCTATGATAGTTGAAGGGCAGGCGAAGACGATTCATGGATACTATTAG
- a CDS encoding ABC transporter permease: MDGLRAGIKNELLLMFYRKKTLMFFIISAFIPLLLVFLFQALHPILGLVAVGSSYPVQMLGIYTTFLIPLFMFVEISELFPQEVSSRTLKLTLLKPITRLGAYAAKFLTLGIAIGGLLLLLGIVSTLCSFLFGTLNIGSVGIIGLIKAYTAAFLSMWSLAALFVFIAQFFRSAGGFLVFSIFVFSGAKAVPYFISGFSSFSIVSYTDWYSLWLSHTISAGRLATTSLFLLSGLMLFLSMGYIFFDRKEV, translated from the coding sequence ATGGACGGCTTAAGAGCGGGTATTAAAAATGAGCTGCTACTGATGTTTTACCGCAAAAAGACCCTAATGTTCTTCATTATTTCTGCCTTTATTCCACTATTGCTAGTGTTTTTATTTCAAGCGCTTCACCCTATTTTGGGCCTTGTCGCTGTTGGCTCCTCCTATCCAGTCCAGATGCTGGGGATTTACACAACATTCCTAATTCCATTGTTTATGTTCGTAGAGATCTCTGAGCTTTTTCCACAAGAGGTTTCCTCTCGTACCTTGAAGCTGACGTTACTCAAACCGATTACGCGATTGGGAGCGTACGCCGCTAAGTTCCTCACGCTTGGGATAGCGATCGGAGGACTGCTTCTTCTATTAGGGATAGTGAGCACTTTATGTAGCTTCTTGTTTGGAACTTTGAATATAGGGAGCGTAGGCATTATTGGCTTGATAAAAGCTTATACAGCGGCGTTTCTCTCCATGTGGTCACTGGCTGCCTTGTTTGTGTTCATCGCTCAATTTTTTCGCAGCGCAGGTGGGTTTCTAGTGTTCTCAATCTTTGTCTTCAGCGGAGCCAAAGCTGTGCCTTACTTTATAAGTGGATTCTCATCCTTTTCTATAGTTTCTTATACAGATTGGTACTCTCTATGGTTAAGTCATACGATTTCCGCAGGCAGACTTGCCACAACTTCCTTGTTCTTACTCTCAGGATTAATGTTATTTCTATCGATGGGTTACATCTTCTTTGATCGGAAGGAAGTTTAG
- a CDS encoding COG4705 family protein: MVKETSSLLKEDQKLWNKVPQVTIFFWIIKIMATTVGETAADFLNFNLYWGLTNTTLVMGGLLIAALYFQMTATKYVPALYWLAVVLISVVGTLITDNLVDNLGVSLETTTIVFSVLLILTFGVWYASQKTLSIHSITTKKREMFYWLTILFTFALGTAAGDLVAESLNWGYLLSAIIFAALIGAITLAYRFKLNAVTAFWFAYILTRPLGASLGDYLSQDRSEGGLELGTTGTSIIFIVIILGLVIYLTKTKTDEVSL; encoded by the coding sequence TTGGTGAAGGAAACCAGTTCATTATTAAAAGAAGATCAGAAATTATGGAACAAGGTGCCACAGGTTACGATTTTTTTCTGGATCATAAAGATTATGGCTACCACCGTGGGGGAGACGGCAGCGGATTTTCTCAATTTTAACCTCTACTGGGGCTTGACCAACACAACCTTGGTGATGGGTGGACTACTGATTGCAGCACTATACTTCCAGATGACTGCTACAAAATACGTACCTGCTCTATATTGGCTTGCAGTTGTATTAATCAGTGTGGTCGGTACGCTCATCACTGACAATCTGGTGGACAATCTGGGCGTATCGCTGGAGACGACCACTATTGTTTTTTCTGTACTCTTAATCCTGACCTTTGGAGTCTGGTATGCCAGTCAGAAGACGTTATCCATCCATTCGATTACTACCAAAAAGCGCGAGATGTTCTATTGGCTAACGATTCTATTTACCTTTGCCTTAGGGACAGCCGCAGGTGATTTAGTTGCAGAAAGTCTGAACTGGGGATACCTACTTTCAGCTATTATTTTTGCCGCTCTGATTGGCGCGATAACACTCGCTTATCGCTTTAAGCTAAATGCAGTAACTGCCTTCTGGTTTGCTTATATTCTGACTCGCCCATTAGGAGCATCACTAGGTGACTATCTTTCACAGGACCGAAGTGAAGGTGGGCTAGAACTGGGCACAACGGGAACAAGTATTATTTTTATTGTTATTATTCTAGGGTTAGTTATCTATTTAACCAAGACAAAGACAGACGAGGTCTCTCTTTAG
- a CDS encoding ABC transporter ATP-binding protein, whose protein sequence is MESVVKLTGVTKEFRNGSGISGISLELQKGDVYGLLGPNGAGKTTLLKVITGLISPSFGSISLFGHDLELSYSSSMRKVGCMIESADFYDYLTPVQYLKLTASFYPNIRPERIAEVLETVGLASFAKEKIRHFSTGMKQKLAMSASIIHSPALVIWDEPTNGLDIEGVVHFRALVKELSVNQGITFLISSHMIHELEQLCNRVGILNQGVLIREGEVQELLTDSLSLEEFYITELKRGKEVLENGRLKSGY, encoded by the coding sequence ATGGAGAGCGTAGTCAAGCTAACAGGTGTGACCAAAGAATTTCGTAATGGCAGTGGGATTAGCGGGATTTCCTTGGAGCTTCAAAAGGGTGATGTCTATGGATTGCTTGGACCTAACGGTGCAGGGAAAACAACACTCTTAAAAGTAATAACGGGTCTGATTTCACCAAGCTTCGGCAGTATCTCATTATTCGGGCACGATCTGGAGTTATCCTATTCCTCTAGTATGAGGAAAGTAGGCTGCATGATCGAATCGGCTGATTTCTACGACTATCTTACACCTGTACAATATTTGAAACTGACAGCCAGCTTTTATCCGAATATTCGTCCAGAACGGATCGCCGAGGTATTGGAAACGGTGGGTCTTGCCTCGTTCGCCAAAGAAAAAATCAGACATTTCTCTACAGGAATGAAGCAAAAGCTCGCCATGTCTGCTTCCATCATCCATAGCCCAGCGCTGGTGATTTGGGATGAGCCGACGAACGGACTGGACATCGAGGGGGTTGTTCATTTCCGTGCATTAGTTAAAGAGCTTTCTGTTAATCAGGGTATCACCTTTCTCATCTCCAGCCATATGATTCATGAATTGGAACAGCTATGTAATAGAGTAGGGATTCTGAATCAAGGCGTTCTGATTCGTGAGGGTGAAGTGCAGGAGCTGCTTACCGACAGCCTATCGCTTGAGGAGTTTTACATTACAGAGCTGAAAAGAGGAAAGGAGGTGCTTGAGAATGGACGGCTTAAGAGCGGGTATTAA
- a CDS encoding MFS transporter yields the protein MDTISKVEKRQQTFTRLAMLLFFIEWIRGAVLITFLPTYVLTSWGLTTSVVGIAVSAHYLTDSLIKSFIGYLLDRFHGRTVLHGGFFLGFIGLLLMVTTHSPWILIVASACLGAGFSPIWIICMSQVSEEKRAEQMGTLYVYWMAGLGLGPVTMNLLIGGGMSLSLGVIGLFFVAGWIMVGLVKMNKVSVRNVNISVGQQFVSLWNKVKKGGFLVPGMLLQTTAGGILVPFLTSFAISHLGLSHSQLSIVLFMGGAGVVLFLVPMGKWFDHVGGKWFLVVGFGVFAVALFGLTSISSFSAAIGLSLLLGCAYAALLPSWNALMASYIPEDSVGISWGLLFSIEGLGVVIGPLIGGWLGSSGDELLPFQVSAGLFGLISVVYLLSPARLFIHRKNVTEELQNVS from the coding sequence ATGGATACTATTAGCAAGGTAGAAAAACGACAGCAGACGTTCACCCGTCTTGCAATGCTCCTTTTCTTTATAGAGTGGATAAGAGGAGCTGTTCTGATTACTTTCTTACCAACCTATGTATTGACTAGCTGGGGACTTACAACCTCAGTAGTTGGCATTGCGGTCTCCGCTCACTATTTGACGGACAGTTTGATCAAAAGCTTCATCGGCTATCTCTTAGACAGATTTCATGGGCGAACCGTACTACATGGAGGGTTCTTCCTCGGGTTTATTGGACTATTGTTGATGGTTACAACGCATAGTCCGTGGATACTTATTGTAGCTTCTGCTTGCTTGGGAGCTGGATTCTCACCGATCTGGATCATTTGTATGAGCCAGGTATCAGAGGAGAAACGAGCAGAGCAGATGGGAACCTTATATGTATACTGGATGGCTGGTTTAGGTCTGGGACCCGTGACTATGAATCTGTTAATTGGCGGTGGGATGTCGTTGTCCCTTGGTGTGATTGGATTATTTTTTGTAGCTGGTTGGATCATGGTAGGTCTTGTGAAGATGAATAAGGTATCGGTGCGGAACGTGAATATATCTGTAGGGCAACAATTTGTTTCTTTGTGGAACAAAGTGAAGAAGGGCGGTTTTCTGGTTCCTGGTATGCTACTGCAAACTACAGCGGGCGGGATACTGGTTCCGTTTCTAACAAGCTTTGCCATTTCGCATTTAGGCCTGTCGCATTCTCAGCTGTCCATCGTGCTATTTATGGGAGGAGCTGGGGTAGTTCTATTTCTCGTGCCTATGGGAAAATGGTTTGATCATGTCGGGGGTAAATGGTTCCTCGTTGTTGGGTTCGGCGTGTTTGCAGTTGCCTTGTTCGGCTTAACTTCTATTAGCTCCTTTTCCGCCGCCATTGGCCTCTCACTTCTGCTGGGGTGTGCTTATGCTGCTTTGCTACCCTCTTGGAATGCCTTAATGGCCAGTTATATTCCTGAAGATTCTGTGGGTATAAGCTGGGGATTACTGTTCTCTATAGAAGGCTTAGGTGTGGTTATTGGCCCCTTGATAGGGGGATGGTTGGGAAGCTCAGGAGATGAATTGCTACCTTTTCAAGTTAGTGCCGGTTTATTTGGATTGATTAGTGTAGTTTACTTGCTCTCACCTGCCCGATTATTTATTCACAGAAAAAATGTGACCGAGGAACTCCAAAATGTATCGTAG
- a CDS encoding response regulator transcription factor, with translation MNRTILIVEDESVIAELQRDYLEMSGYQTEIAKDGEKGLEMGLTGKYDLIVLDVMLPKLNGFEVCKKIRVELDIPVLMVTARLEDIDIIRGLGLGADDYITKPFKPAELVARVKAHLSRYDRLKGRGSSTNELEIKGVRLNPDSRRAFVRDEEVTLTTKEFDLLYFLALHPNRVFSKDQLFERLWGIDSLGDTQTVTVHIRKLREKIEEDSANPLYIETLWGAGYRFHV, from the coding sequence ATGAACCGAACCATATTGATTGTTGAAGACGAGTCTGTTATTGCTGAGCTACAGCGTGATTATTTGGAGATGAGCGGGTATCAGACGGAAATTGCCAAGGATGGAGAAAAAGGCTTGGAGATGGGCTTAACGGGGAAATATGATCTGATCGTACTGGATGTGATGTTACCCAAGCTGAATGGATTTGAGGTCTGCAAGAAAATTCGTGTTGAGCTGGATATTCCGGTTCTTATGGTCACCGCCAGACTAGAGGATATAGATATTATTCGTGGGCTGGGCCTTGGTGCAGATGATTATATCACAAAACCATTTAAGCCAGCCGAGCTTGTTGCCAGAGTGAAAGCACATCTTTCGCGTTATGATCGGCTGAAGGGACGAGGTTCCTCAACGAATGAACTGGAAATTAAGGGGGTGCGGTTAAACCCTGATTCTAGACGTGCCTTTGTAAGGGATGAGGAGGTCACCTTAACGACCAAGGAATTTGATCTGCTGTATTTCTTGGCGCTGCATCCCAATCGGGTATTCAGTAAAGATCAGCTCTTTGAGCGATTGTGGGGAATTGATTCTTTGGGTGATACCCAGACGGTGACAGTCCATATCCGTAAGCTCCGCGAGAAAATTGAGGAGGACTCTGCAAATCCACTTTATATCGAAACCCTATGGGGTGCCGGCTATCGCTTTCATGTTTAG
- a CDS encoding sensor histidine kinase, which yields MSIRWKFLLSYAAMLVVPLLLLIITAMLMSIVYHGDVQSLKSTYESKFEGMEENDTRNLIKHTFLQNTDLLTDTAFLNELSADMLKKNTSVYIRSEDQTLFASEDLKLKQGLIDHLPGYKGDRSHIEPIRQQFNNEWYQVGQFDLLSKDAKPVSIFFLTPIDPLVQFVRTFFPTLFLITLVILVLTHTLLTKYMSRRIIRPLLELRKATKRVTEGDLDFQVEINGKDELGQLGMAFEEMRHRLQQSILIQQQYETNRKELITNISHDLKTPITAIKGYVDGILEGIADSPEKNEKYMRTIAAKAGEMDHLINELFLYSKLDMQKLPFSFESVRIIPFLNDWAEELKVELEKQEVALNIEMTGGEEVWVTVDRDSFKRVLGNIIQNSLKYMDKLEKKITVHSWQEAAQFILAIEDNGPGIPPEATEHIFERFYRGEQSRNTHTGGSGLGLAIAKQIIAGHGGMIYANSTEGIGTIIYIALPIVKGDIGDEPNHIDC from the coding sequence ATGTCTATACGTTGGAAATTTCTGCTATCCTATGCGGCAATGCTTGTAGTTCCTCTTCTTCTCCTTATCATTACGGCTATGTTAATGAGCATTGTCTATCACGGTGATGTGCAGAGCTTAAAGAGCACGTATGAAAGTAAATTTGAAGGAATGGAAGAGAACGATACCCGCAATCTTATTAAACATACTTTTTTGCAAAATACAGATTTACTGACAGATACTGCTTTCCTGAATGAATTATCGGCAGACATGCTCAAAAAAAATACGTCTGTCTATATCCGTTCTGAGGACCAGACATTGTTTGCTTCAGAGGATCTGAAGCTTAAGCAAGGATTAATCGATCATTTGCCTGGATACAAAGGAGACAGATCGCATATAGAACCTATTAGACAGCAATTTAATAATGAATGGTATCAAGTAGGCCAGTTTGATCTGTTATCCAAGGACGCCAAGCCAGTAAGTATATTTTTTCTGACTCCGATCGATCCTCTTGTCCAGTTTGTGCGAACGTTCTTTCCGACACTATTTTTGATTACATTGGTCATTCTGGTACTGACACATACATTGTTGACTAAATATATGTCCAGACGGATTATCCGTCCCTTGCTGGAACTTCGTAAAGCGACAAAACGAGTCACCGAGGGGGATTTGGATTTTCAGGTGGAGATTAATGGTAAAGATGAGCTAGGACAGCTAGGGATGGCTTTTGAAGAAATGAGACATAGGCTTCAACAGTCTATTCTTATACAGCAGCAATATGAGACGAACCGGAAAGAGCTAATCACCAACATTTCACATGATTTAAAGACACCCATCACTGCTATTAAAGGGTATGTGGATGGAATTTTGGAAGGTATAGCGGATTCTCCAGAAAAAAATGAAAAATACATGCGTACGATTGCGGCCAAAGCTGGAGAAATGGATCATCTAATTAATGAATTGTTTCTATACTCCAAGCTGGATATGCAAAAACTGCCGTTTTCTTTTGAATCCGTAAGAATTATACCCTTCTTAAATGATTGGGCAGAGGAACTAAAGGTAGAGCTGGAGAAGCAAGAGGTCGCCCTAAACATCGAAATGACAGGTGGCGAGGAAGTATGGGTCACTGTAGATCGTGATTCCTTTAAGCGCGTACTTGGCAACATAATTCAGAACAGTCTCAAATACATGGATAAGCTTGAAAAGAAAATTACAGTTCACAGCTGGCAGGAAGCAGCGCAGTTTATTCTCGCTATTGAAGACAATGGGCCTGGAATTCCTCCAGAAGCAACGGAGCATATTTTTGAACGTTTTTACCGTGGGGAGCAGTCCAGAAACACGCATACTGGTGGAAGTGGATTAGGTCTGGCTATTGCTAAACAGATCATCGCTGGGCATGGGGGAATGATTTATGCGAATAGCACGGAAGGAATAGGGACTATTATTTATATTGCCTTACCGATCGTGAAAGGAGACATCGGAGATGAACCGAACCATATTGATTGTTGA